CTTCCGGACTGGGCCGAACAGCCCGACTGGGAGCTGGAGTTGGCGGCCGTCATCGCAAGGCCCGCCTACCGGGTGACGGTCGAGGAGGCCCTGGAGTACGTCGCGGGCTACACGATCGCCAACGACCTCACCGACCGCGCCACCGTCTTCCGCCGGGACATGAAGGCCATCGGAACCGACTGGCTGCGCAGCAAGAACGCCCCCGGCTTCACCCCGCTCGGCCCCTGGCTCGTGCCCGCCGAGTCGATATCCGACCCGGGTGACCTGCGCGTCACGCTGAAGCTCAACGGCGAGACCATGCAGGACGAGTCCACCAAGGACATGCTCTTCGGCGTCGCGCGGCTGGTGTCGTACATCTCCCGGACCTCCCGGCTCCTGCCCGGAGATCTGGTGCTCACCGGCAGTCCGGCCGGCAACGGCATGCACTGGGGGCGGCTGCTGCGCGACGGCGATGTCATGGAGGGCTCCATCACGGGTCTGGGCACCCAGCGCACCCGCTGTGTCGCGGAGGGGACCGCGTCGTGACGGCCCCGCTCGACCCCACGGATGCCGAGGGCGCGATCGACGAAGCCGCCAAGCGGGTCTCCAACTGGGGGCGTTGGGGCGAGGACGACGTCCTCGGCACGCTGAACTTCCTCGACGAGGCCAAGCGGCGCGAGGGCGCCGCCCTGGTCCGCCGCGGCGTGAGTTTCTCGCTGTCGCAACGGTTCGACATGAACGGCCCGCAGAAGGGCTGGCGCCGCCGCACCAACCCCGTCCACACCATGCTGGACACGGGCACCGACGCGGCCCTCGGCAACCAGGGCTTCCCGCACGGCATCGGCGGCGCCGACGACGTGATCGCGATGCCCCTGCAGTGCTCCACCCAGTGGGACGGGCTCGGGCACATCTTCGACCACGGCAAGGCGTGGAACGGACGCGACGCCGCGAAGACCGTCACCTCCGAGGGTGATCTGGTCACCGGCATCGAGCACATGGCTCCGTACGTCGCCGGGCGCGGAGTCCTCCTCGACGTCGGCCGGGTGATCGGCGACGAACGCGGAGAACTGCCCGACGGTTTCGCGATCACCGAGGACCACCTGACCGCGACCGCCGAGGCGCACGGCGTGGCCGTGGGCCGCGGGGACATCGTCGTCGTACGGACCGGGCGGCTGGCGCGCACCCGCCGCGAGGGCTGGGGCGACTACGCGGGCGGAGACTCGCCCGGTCTGTCCTTCACCACCGCCGGCTGGCTGCACGCGAGCGAGATCGCCGCCATCGCCACCGACACCTGGGGCTTCGAGGTACGCCCGAACGAGTTCGACGGCGCCTTCCAGCCGCTGCACCAGGTCGCCATCCCCAACATGGGCCTGCTGATCGGCGAGATGTGGGACCCCGACGCCCTCGCGGCCGACTGCGCCCTTGACGGCGTGTACGAGTTCTGGCTCACCGCCGCGCCCCTGCCCATCACCGGAGCCGTCGGCTCCCCCGTCAATCCGGTCGCCGTCAAGTGACCTGTCCAACAAAGGAGTTGGCCATGGAAGGAAAGAGAGTCCTGGTCATCGGAGGGGGCACCTCCGGCAACGTCATGACCGTGCTGCTGCGGCGGGCCGGCATCCACGTCGACCTCGTCGAGGTCGGACCGGACTGGAACGTACGCGGTTCCGGCATCACCCTTCAGGGCAACGCCCTGCGCGTGCTGCGCGAGATCGGCGTCTGGGACGAGGTCCGCGTGCACGGCTTCGGCTTCGACGCCCTGGGGCTGACCACACCCGACGGCACCGTGCTCCACGTGGGTGACGTCCTGCGCACCGGCGGAGACGACCTCCCCGCCACCCTCGGCATGCAGCGCCCGGTACTCCAACGCATCCTCGCCGACGCCGTCCGGGCATCCGGCGCGAACGTCCGGCTCGGCACCACCGCCGAGATCCTCACCCAGGACGACACGTCAGTGACCGTCCGGTTCAGTGACGGCACCGAGGGCGGCTACGACCTCGTCGTGGCCGCAGACGGCCTCAACTCCGCGACCCGCACCGCCATCGGCATCGACGTCAAACCCGAGCCGACCGGCATGGCCATCTGGCGTGTCCCGGCCCCCCGCCCGGCAGGCGTGGAGCGCAGCGACCTCTCCCACGGCGGCCCCTGCTACATCGCCGGCTACACCCCCACCAGCAAGGACACGATCTACGCCTATCTGGTGGAGGCCGGCCGCGACCGCGCCACGATTCCGCCCGAGACCTACGCGCAGGAGATGCGCCGCCTCGCCGAGGGCTACGGCGGTGCCTGGGACGAGATCCGCGACTCGATCACCGACCCGGCGCAGGTGAACTACACCTGGTTCGACCGGATGCTGGTCGAGGGTTCCTGGCACCGGGGCCGGGTCGTCCTCGTCGGCGACGCCGCGCACTGCTGCCCGCCCACCATGGCCCAGGGCGCGGCAATGGCGATGGAGGACGCCTGGGTGCTGTCCCAGCTGCTGACCAGCGGATCCGCGTGGGACGAGGAACTGCTCACGCGCTACTACGAGCGGCGGATCGACCGGGTCCGGATGGTCGTCGACGCGTCCGTGCAGATCGGGCAGTGGCAGCTCGACGGCGTGCCCGGTGACGTGCCCGGGCTGCTGGACGCCACCCTGCCGGTGCTCAGGGAGCTGCCGTGACGGCCCAGCCGCCCCGGGCCACCGCCGGCAGCCGCCCCCAACCCGATACCCGCCCCGCGCCGAGCGCCGACGCGCACACTTCCCCGACCGTCGACGTACACGCGCACATCCTGATCCCGGAGGTCGAGGCCCT
Above is a window of Streptomyces griseorubiginosus DNA encoding:
- a CDS encoding fumarylacetoacetate hydrolase family protein, with translation MKPAASSTPFSGPFALGVFSAPDQAPFPGLVIPGRRVLELPTALAEPGLTTRGILERWDEILPRLHELAADETADWQPLEHLRAHAPVEPRQVFQSGANYRQHVIDLEVAHRAPDDPRTVEEARAEIAAIMDRRAAEDLPYVFTGLPSAITGPFDDVVLPDWAEQPDWELELAAVIARPAYRVTVEEALEYVAGYTIANDLTDRATVFRRDMKAIGTDWLRSKNAPGFTPLGPWLVPAESISDPGDLRVTLKLNGETMQDESTKDMLFGVARLVSYISRTSRLLPGDLVLTGSPAGNGMHWGRLLRDGDVMEGSITGLGTQRTRCVAEGTAS
- a CDS encoding cyclase family protein, yielding MTAPLDPTDAEGAIDEAAKRVSNWGRWGEDDVLGTLNFLDEAKRREGAALVRRGVSFSLSQRFDMNGPQKGWRRRTNPVHTMLDTGTDAALGNQGFPHGIGGADDVIAMPLQCSTQWDGLGHIFDHGKAWNGRDAAKTVTSEGDLVTGIEHMAPYVAGRGVLLDVGRVIGDERGELPDGFAITEDHLTATAEAHGVAVGRGDIVVVRTGRLARTRREGWGDYAGGDSPGLSFTTAGWLHASEIAAIATDTWGFEVRPNEFDGAFQPLHQVAIPNMGLLIGEMWDPDALAADCALDGVYEFWLTAAPLPITGAVGSPVNPVAVK
- a CDS encoding FAD-dependent oxidoreductase, which translates into the protein MEGKRVLVIGGGTSGNVMTVLLRRAGIHVDLVEVGPDWNVRGSGITLQGNALRVLREIGVWDEVRVHGFGFDALGLTTPDGTVLHVGDVLRTGGDDLPATLGMQRPVLQRILADAVRASGANVRLGTTAEILTQDDTSVTVRFSDGTEGGYDLVVAADGLNSATRTAIGIDVKPEPTGMAIWRVPAPRPAGVERSDLSHGGPCYIAGYTPTSKDTIYAYLVEAGRDRATIPPETYAQEMRRLAEGYGGAWDEIRDSITDPAQVNYTWFDRMLVEGSWHRGRVVLVGDAAHCCPPTMAQGAAMAMEDAWVLSQLLTSGSAWDEELLTRYYERRIDRVRMVVDASVQIGQWQLDGVPGDVPGLLDATLPVLRELP